Proteins from a genomic interval of Siniperca chuatsi isolate FFG_IHB_CAS linkage group LG10, ASM2008510v1, whole genome shotgun sequence:
- the slc12a5b gene encoding solute carrier family 12 member 5b isoform X1, with the protein MLNNMTDYEEGEGGPNSQGEGNPKESSPFINSNAASDAEKSQQYDGKNMALFEEEMDTSPMVSSLLSSLANYSNLPTGSKEHEEAENNEEGARPSKKPVKAPQLGTLMGVYLPCIQNIFGVILFLRMTWMVGIGGVLGSFIIVFMCCSTTMLTAISMSAIATNGVVPAGGSYYMISRSLGPEFGGAVGICFYLGTTFAGAMYILGCIEILLIYIIPQAAIFKIEGLEGPEAEAALLNNMRVYGTIVLSLMALVVFVGVKYVNKLALVFLACVILSIVAVYAGVIKTAIDPPVFPVCLLGNRTLVSKGYDVCAKVIEIDNETVTTKLWSSFCDSENLNATCDEYFTNNNVTEIQGIPGVTSGILAENLFGNYLEKGMFLEKRGLASDTDPDSPTTSSNRYVLADITSFFTLLVGIYFPSVTGIMAGSNRSGDLRDAQKSIPIGTIAAITTTSTVYMSCVVLFGACIEGVVLRDKFGEGVNGNLVIGTLAWPSPWVIVFGSFFSTCGAGLQSLTGAPRLLQAIARDGIIPFLRVFGHGKANGEPTWALLLTASICEIGIIIASLDAVAPILSMFFLMCYMFVNLACALQTLLRTPNWRPRFKFYHWALSFLGMSLCLSLMFICSWYYAIVAMGIATCIYKYIEFCGAEKEWGDGIRGISLSAARFALMRLEEGPPHTKNWRPQILVLVSVDAEQNVEQPRLLSLTNQLKAGKGLTIVGTSVQGTFLDNYTEAQRADQSLRKLMETEKVKGFSQVVISSNLRDGTSHLIQVGGLGGLKHNTVMVSWPRNWKQPEYHQQFRNFIEVVRETTVASMALLVPKNISSYPSNGERFTEGHIDVWWIVHDGGMLMLLPFLLRQHKVWRKCKMRIFTVAQMDDNSIQMKKDLITFLYHLRIDAEVEVVEMHDGDISAYTYEKTLVMEQRSQILKQMHLTKNEMEREIQSITDSSRGSIRRKNPSALHSQHSAEEGASEAEKSEDESVAVSNPKQVQLIHSKNASKPTSPTSPTGPAGGAATWTDNKGADKGQTLLAVNPETGKDLFNMKPEWENLNQIDVRRMHTAMRLNEVITKKSKEAKLVLLNMPGPPKNRVGNENYMEFLEVLTEGLNRVLLVRGGGREVITIYS; encoded by the exons gtGAAGGGAACCCCAAAGAGAGCAGTCCTTTCATCAACAGCAATGCAGCCAGTGATGCAGAGAAAAGCCAGCAGTATGACGGCAAGAATATGGCTCTGTTTGAG gagGAGATGGATACCAGTCCAATGGTCTCCTCTCTGCTCAGCAGTCTGGCCAACTACTCCAACCTGCCAACGGGCAGCAAAGAGCATGAAGAGGCCGAGAATAATGAGGAGGGGGCACGTCCGTCTAAAAAACCTGTCAAG GCTCCACAGCTGGGCACTCTGATGGGAGTGTACTTGCCATGTATCCAGAACATTTTTGGGGTGATCCTGTTCCTGCGGATGACCTGGATGGTCGGGATTGGAGGCGTCCTCGGCTCCTTCATTATCGTCTTCATGTGTTGCTCCACA ACGATGCTCACAGCCATCTCCATGAGTGCCATTGCAACAAATGGAGTCGTACCAG CTGGAGGTTCATATTACATGATCTCTCGCTCCCTGGGGCCTGAGTTTGGTGGAGCTGTCGGGATCTGCTTCTACTTAGGCACCACTTTTGCAGGTGCCATGTACATTCTTGGCTGTATTGAAATTCTGCTG ATTTATATCATTCCTCAGGCAGCCATCTTCAAAATTGAGGGCCTGGAGGGGCCGGAGGCAGAGGCGGCGCTCCTCAACAACATGCGGGTGTACGGCACCATTGTACTGAGCTTAATGGCACTGGTGGTGTTTGTGGGGGTCAAATATGTGAACAAGCTGGCACTGGTCTTCCTGGCCTGTGTCATCCTCTCCATCGTGGCTGTTTATGCCGGAGTCATCAAGACCGCCATCGACCCCCCTGTCTTCCC TGTCTGCCTCCTGGGAAATCGAACTCTTGTTTCTAAAGGATATGACGTCTGTGCAAAGGTCATCGAAATAGACAATGAAACTGTCACCACCAAACTGTGGAGTTCCTTCTGTGATTCTGAGAATCTCAATGCCACTTGTGATGAATATTTTACCAACAACAATGTCACAGAGATACAGGGCATCCCAGGGGTCACTAGTGGCATCCTGGCAG AGAACCTGTTTGGTAACTACCTGGAAAAAGGGATGTTCCTGGAGAAGCGTGGGCTTGCATCAGACACGGATCCAGACAGTCCCACAACCAGCTCCAACCGCTACGTCCTGGCTGACATCACCAGCTTCTTCACCCTGCTGGTCGGGATATACTTCCCATCTGTCACAG GTATCATGGCCGGCTCCAACCGCTCTGGAGACCTGCGTGATGCTCAGAAATCGATCCCCATCGGCACGATTGCAGCCATTACCACCACATCCACTGTGT ACATGTCCTGTGTGGTGCTGTTTGGTGCCTGTATAGAAGGAGTAGTCCTGAGGGACAA GTTTGGTGAAGGGGTCAATGGTAACCTGGTGATTGGGACTCTGGCATGGCCATCTCCATGGGTCATTGTGTTTGGCTCATTCTTCTCAACTTGTGGAGCAGGGCTCCAGAGTCTGACTGGAGCTCCACGTCTCCTACAGGCCATCGCTCGAGATGGCATCATCCCATTTCTTCGA GTGTTTGGGCATGGCAAAGCCAATGGGGAGCCCACCTGGGCCCTTCTGCTCACAGCTAGCATTTGTGAGATTGGCATTATCATTGCCTCCTTGGATGCAGTCGCACCTATCCTCTCCAT GTTCTTCCTGATGTGCTACATGTTTGTCAATCTTGCCTGTGCGCTGCAGACTTTGCTCAGGACGCCAAACTGGAGGCCGCGCTTTAAGTTTTACCACTG GGCTCTGTCTTTCTTGGGTATGAGCCTGTGCCTGTCGCTCATGTTCATCTGTTCCTGGTATTACGCCATAGTCGCCATGGGCATCGCCACCTGTATCTACAAATACATTGAGTTTTGTGG AGCTGAGAAGGAGTGGGGTGATGGAATACGTGGGATCTCTCTCAGCGCTGCACGCTTCGCTCTCATGAGGCTGGAGGAGGGACCGCCACATACCAAGAACTGGAG ACCTCAGATCCTGGTTCTGGTGAGTGTGGATGCTGAGCAGAACGTAGAGCAGCCTCGTCTGCtctctctgaccaatcagctGAAAGCAGGGAAGGGTCTGACCATCGTTGGCACCTCAGTTCAAGGAACCTTCCTTGACAACTATACTGAGGCCCAGAGGGCAGATCAG TCTTTGCGTAAGCTGATGGAGACAGAGAAGGTGAAAGGCTTCTCTCAGGTGGTCATCTCCTCCAATCTGAGAGATGGGACGTCCCACCTGATCCAGGTTGGCGGGCTGGGAGGTCTGAAGCACAACACTGTGATGGTCAGCTGGCCCCGAAACTGGAAACAGCCAGAGTACCACCAGCAGTTTAGGAACTTTATTG AGGTGGTCAGAGAGACGACTGTAGCCAGTATGGCCTTGTTGGTTCCTAAGAATATCTCCAGCTACCCGTCCAATGGAGAGCGCTTCACTGAAGGTCACATAGATGTGTGGTGGATTGTCCATGACGGAGGCATGTTGATGCTTCTGCCCTTCCTGCTGCGCCAGCACAAG GTGTGGAGGAAGTGCAAGATGCGCATTTTCACTGTGGCTCAGATGGATGACAATAGCATCCAGATGAAGAAAGACCTCATCACCTTCCTCTATCACCTGCGCATCGATGCTGAGGTGGAAGTGGTGGAGATG CATGATGGTGACATCTCAGCCTACACCTATGAGAAGACATTGGTAATGGAACAACGATCACAGATCCTCAAACAGATGCATCTGACCAAGaatgagatggagagagag ATCCAGAGCATTACAGATTCTTCCCGTGGGTCCATTCGGCGTAAAAACCCATCTGCCTTGCACTCCCAGCACAGTGCTGAGGAGGGAGCCAGCGAGGCAGAAAAATCAGAAGACGAG TCTGTGGCTGTCTCCAACCCAAAACAGGTACAGCTGATCCACAGTAAGAACGCCTCCAAACCAACCAGCCCCACGTCTCCCACTGGGCCTGCAGGGGGTGCTGCCACCTGGACAGACAACAAGGGTGCAGACAAGGGGCAGACCCTTTTAGCGGTGAACCCGGAGACGGGCAAAGACCTCTTCAACATGAAGCC GGAATGGGAGAACTT GAACCAGATCGATGTGAGGCGCATGCATACAGCAATGCGGCTCAATGAGGTCATCACGAAGAAGTCCAAGGAGGCAAAACTTGTCCTGCTCAACATGCCTGGACCACCCAAGAACCGTGTGGGCAATGAAAATT ACATGGAGTTCCTTGAGGTGCTCACTGAGGGTCTCAATCGTGTCCTCCTAGTGCGTGGAGGTGGACGTGAGGTCATCACCATCTATTCCTGA
- the slc12a5b gene encoding solute carrier family 12 member 5b isoform X3 produces MLNNMTDYEEGEGGPNSQGEGNPKESSPFINSNAASDAEKSQQYDGKNMALFEEEMDTSPMVSSLLSSLANYSNLPTGSKEHEEAENNEEGARPSKKPVKAPQLGTLMGVYLPCIQNIFGVILFLRMTWMVGIGGVLGSFIIVFMCCSTTMLTAISMSAIATNGVVPAGGSYYMISRSLGPEFGGAVGICFYLGTTFAGAMYILGCIEILLIYIIPQAAIFKIEGLEGPEAEAALLNNMRVYGTIVLSLMALVVFVGVKYVNKLALVFLACVILSIVAVYAGVIKTAIDPPVFPVCLLGNRTLVSKGYDVCAKVIEIDNETVTTKLWSSFCDSENLNATCDEYFTNNNVTEIQGIPGVTSGILAENLFGNYLEKGMFLEKRGLASDTDPDSPTTSSNRYVLADITSFFTLLVGIYFPSVTGIMAGSNRSGDLRDAQKSIPIGTIAAITTTSTVYMSCVVLFGACIEGVVLRDKFGEGVNGNLVIGTLAWPSPWVIVFGSFFSTCGAGLQSLTGAPRLLQAIARDGIIPFLRVFGHGKANGEPTWALLLTASICEIGIIIASLDAVAPILSMFFLMCYMFVNLACALQTLLRTPNWRPRFKFYHWALSFLGMSLCLSLMFICSWYYAIVAMGIATCIYKYIEFCGAEKEWGDGIRGISLSAARFALMRLEEGPPHTKNWRPQILVLVSVDAEQNVEQPRLLSLTNQLKAGKGLTIVGTSVQGTFLDNYTEAQRADQSLRKLMETEKVKGFSQVVISSNLRDGTSHLIQVGGLGGLKHNTVMVSWPRNWKQPEYHQQFRNFIEVVRETTVASMALLVPKNISSYPSNGERFTEGHIDVWWIVHDGGMLMLLPFLLRQHKVWRKCKMRIFTVAQMDDNSIQMKKDLITFLYHLRIDAEVEVVEMHDGDISAYTYEKTLVMEQRSQILKQMHLTKNEMEREIQSITDSSRGSIRRKNPSALHSQHSAEEGASEAEKSEDEVQLIHSKNASKPTSPTSPTGPAGGAATWTDNKGADKGQTLLAVNPETGKDLFNMKPEWENLNQIDVRRMHTAMRLNEVITKKSKEAKLVLLNMPGPPKNRVGNENYMEFLEVLTEGLNRVLLVRGGGREVITIYS; encoded by the exons gtGAAGGGAACCCCAAAGAGAGCAGTCCTTTCATCAACAGCAATGCAGCCAGTGATGCAGAGAAAAGCCAGCAGTATGACGGCAAGAATATGGCTCTGTTTGAG gagGAGATGGATACCAGTCCAATGGTCTCCTCTCTGCTCAGCAGTCTGGCCAACTACTCCAACCTGCCAACGGGCAGCAAAGAGCATGAAGAGGCCGAGAATAATGAGGAGGGGGCACGTCCGTCTAAAAAACCTGTCAAG GCTCCACAGCTGGGCACTCTGATGGGAGTGTACTTGCCATGTATCCAGAACATTTTTGGGGTGATCCTGTTCCTGCGGATGACCTGGATGGTCGGGATTGGAGGCGTCCTCGGCTCCTTCATTATCGTCTTCATGTGTTGCTCCACA ACGATGCTCACAGCCATCTCCATGAGTGCCATTGCAACAAATGGAGTCGTACCAG CTGGAGGTTCATATTACATGATCTCTCGCTCCCTGGGGCCTGAGTTTGGTGGAGCTGTCGGGATCTGCTTCTACTTAGGCACCACTTTTGCAGGTGCCATGTACATTCTTGGCTGTATTGAAATTCTGCTG ATTTATATCATTCCTCAGGCAGCCATCTTCAAAATTGAGGGCCTGGAGGGGCCGGAGGCAGAGGCGGCGCTCCTCAACAACATGCGGGTGTACGGCACCATTGTACTGAGCTTAATGGCACTGGTGGTGTTTGTGGGGGTCAAATATGTGAACAAGCTGGCACTGGTCTTCCTGGCCTGTGTCATCCTCTCCATCGTGGCTGTTTATGCCGGAGTCATCAAGACCGCCATCGACCCCCCTGTCTTCCC TGTCTGCCTCCTGGGAAATCGAACTCTTGTTTCTAAAGGATATGACGTCTGTGCAAAGGTCATCGAAATAGACAATGAAACTGTCACCACCAAACTGTGGAGTTCCTTCTGTGATTCTGAGAATCTCAATGCCACTTGTGATGAATATTTTACCAACAACAATGTCACAGAGATACAGGGCATCCCAGGGGTCACTAGTGGCATCCTGGCAG AGAACCTGTTTGGTAACTACCTGGAAAAAGGGATGTTCCTGGAGAAGCGTGGGCTTGCATCAGACACGGATCCAGACAGTCCCACAACCAGCTCCAACCGCTACGTCCTGGCTGACATCACCAGCTTCTTCACCCTGCTGGTCGGGATATACTTCCCATCTGTCACAG GTATCATGGCCGGCTCCAACCGCTCTGGAGACCTGCGTGATGCTCAGAAATCGATCCCCATCGGCACGATTGCAGCCATTACCACCACATCCACTGTGT ACATGTCCTGTGTGGTGCTGTTTGGTGCCTGTATAGAAGGAGTAGTCCTGAGGGACAA GTTTGGTGAAGGGGTCAATGGTAACCTGGTGATTGGGACTCTGGCATGGCCATCTCCATGGGTCATTGTGTTTGGCTCATTCTTCTCAACTTGTGGAGCAGGGCTCCAGAGTCTGACTGGAGCTCCACGTCTCCTACAGGCCATCGCTCGAGATGGCATCATCCCATTTCTTCGA GTGTTTGGGCATGGCAAAGCCAATGGGGAGCCCACCTGGGCCCTTCTGCTCACAGCTAGCATTTGTGAGATTGGCATTATCATTGCCTCCTTGGATGCAGTCGCACCTATCCTCTCCAT GTTCTTCCTGATGTGCTACATGTTTGTCAATCTTGCCTGTGCGCTGCAGACTTTGCTCAGGACGCCAAACTGGAGGCCGCGCTTTAAGTTTTACCACTG GGCTCTGTCTTTCTTGGGTATGAGCCTGTGCCTGTCGCTCATGTTCATCTGTTCCTGGTATTACGCCATAGTCGCCATGGGCATCGCCACCTGTATCTACAAATACATTGAGTTTTGTGG AGCTGAGAAGGAGTGGGGTGATGGAATACGTGGGATCTCTCTCAGCGCTGCACGCTTCGCTCTCATGAGGCTGGAGGAGGGACCGCCACATACCAAGAACTGGAG ACCTCAGATCCTGGTTCTGGTGAGTGTGGATGCTGAGCAGAACGTAGAGCAGCCTCGTCTGCtctctctgaccaatcagctGAAAGCAGGGAAGGGTCTGACCATCGTTGGCACCTCAGTTCAAGGAACCTTCCTTGACAACTATACTGAGGCCCAGAGGGCAGATCAG TCTTTGCGTAAGCTGATGGAGACAGAGAAGGTGAAAGGCTTCTCTCAGGTGGTCATCTCCTCCAATCTGAGAGATGGGACGTCCCACCTGATCCAGGTTGGCGGGCTGGGAGGTCTGAAGCACAACACTGTGATGGTCAGCTGGCCCCGAAACTGGAAACAGCCAGAGTACCACCAGCAGTTTAGGAACTTTATTG AGGTGGTCAGAGAGACGACTGTAGCCAGTATGGCCTTGTTGGTTCCTAAGAATATCTCCAGCTACCCGTCCAATGGAGAGCGCTTCACTGAAGGTCACATAGATGTGTGGTGGATTGTCCATGACGGAGGCATGTTGATGCTTCTGCCCTTCCTGCTGCGCCAGCACAAG GTGTGGAGGAAGTGCAAGATGCGCATTTTCACTGTGGCTCAGATGGATGACAATAGCATCCAGATGAAGAAAGACCTCATCACCTTCCTCTATCACCTGCGCATCGATGCTGAGGTGGAAGTGGTGGAGATG CATGATGGTGACATCTCAGCCTACACCTATGAGAAGACATTGGTAATGGAACAACGATCACAGATCCTCAAACAGATGCATCTGACCAAGaatgagatggagagagag ATCCAGAGCATTACAGATTCTTCCCGTGGGTCCATTCGGCGTAAAAACCCATCTGCCTTGCACTCCCAGCACAGTGCTGAGGAGGGAGCCAGCGAGGCAGAAAAATCAGAAGACGAG GTACAGCTGATCCACAGTAAGAACGCCTCCAAACCAACCAGCCCCACGTCTCCCACTGGGCCTGCAGGGGGTGCTGCCACCTGGACAGACAACAAGGGTGCAGACAAGGGGCAGACCCTTTTAGCGGTGAACCCGGAGACGGGCAAAGACCTCTTCAACATGAAGCC GGAATGGGAGAACTT GAACCAGATCGATGTGAGGCGCATGCATACAGCAATGCGGCTCAATGAGGTCATCACGAAGAAGTCCAAGGAGGCAAAACTTGTCCTGCTCAACATGCCTGGACCACCCAAGAACCGTGTGGGCAATGAAAATT ACATGGAGTTCCTTGAGGTGCTCACTGAGGGTCTCAATCGTGTCCTCCTAGTGCGTGGAGGTGGACGTGAGGTCATCACCATCTATTCCTGA
- the slc12a5b gene encoding solute carrier family 12 member 5b isoform X2, whose amino-acid sequence MLNNMTDYEEGEGGPNSQGEGNPKESSPFINSNAASDAEKSQQYDGKNMALFEEEMDTSPMVSSLLSSLANYSNLPTGSKEHEEAENNEEGARPSKKPVKAPQLGTLMGVYLPCIQNIFGVILFLRMTWMVGIGGVLGSFIIVFMCCSTTMLTAISMSAIATNGVVPAGGSYYMISRSLGPEFGGAVGICFYLGTTFAGAMYILGCIEILLIYIIPQAAIFKIEGLEGPEAEAALLNNMRVYGTIVLSLMALVVFVGVKYVNKLALVFLACVILSIVAVYAGVIKTAIDPPVFPVCLLGNRTLVSKGYDVCAKVIEIDNETVTTKLWSSFCDSENLNATCDEYFTNNNVTEIQGIPGVTSGILAENLFGNYLEKGMFLEKRGLASDTDPDSPTTSSNRYVLADITSFFTLLVGIYFPSVTGIMAGSNRSGDLRDAQKSIPIGTIAAITTTSTVYMSCVVLFGACIEGVVLRDKFGEGVNGNLVIGTLAWPSPWVIVFGSFFSTCGAGLQSLTGAPRLLQAIARDGIIPFLRVFGHGKANGEPTWALLLTASICEIGIIIASLDAVAPILSMFFLMCYMFVNLACALQTLLRTPNWRPRFKFYHWALSFLGMSLCLSLMFICSWYYAIVAMGIATCIYKYIEFCGAEKEWGDGIRGISLSAARFALMRLEEGPPHTKNWRPQILVLVSVDAEQNVEQPRLLSLTNQLKAGKGLTIVGTSVQGTFLDNYTEAQRADQSLRKLMETEKVKGFSQVVISSNLRDGTSHLIQVGGLGGLKHNTVMVSWPRNWKQPEYHQQFRNFIEVVRETTVASMALLVPKNISSYPSNGERFTEGHIDVWWIVHDGGMLMLLPFLLRQHKVWRKCKMRIFTVAQMDDNSIQMKKDLITFLYHLRIDAEVEVVEMHDGDISAYTYEKTLVMEQRSQILKQMHLTKNEMEREIQSITDSSRGSIRRKNPSALHSQHSAEEGASEAEKSEDESVAVSNPKQVQLIHSKNASKPTSPTSPTGPAGGAATWTDNKGADKGQTLLAVNPETGKDLFNMKPNQIDVRRMHTAMRLNEVITKKSKEAKLVLLNMPGPPKNRVGNENYMEFLEVLTEGLNRVLLVRGGGREVITIYS is encoded by the exons gtGAAGGGAACCCCAAAGAGAGCAGTCCTTTCATCAACAGCAATGCAGCCAGTGATGCAGAGAAAAGCCAGCAGTATGACGGCAAGAATATGGCTCTGTTTGAG gagGAGATGGATACCAGTCCAATGGTCTCCTCTCTGCTCAGCAGTCTGGCCAACTACTCCAACCTGCCAACGGGCAGCAAAGAGCATGAAGAGGCCGAGAATAATGAGGAGGGGGCACGTCCGTCTAAAAAACCTGTCAAG GCTCCACAGCTGGGCACTCTGATGGGAGTGTACTTGCCATGTATCCAGAACATTTTTGGGGTGATCCTGTTCCTGCGGATGACCTGGATGGTCGGGATTGGAGGCGTCCTCGGCTCCTTCATTATCGTCTTCATGTGTTGCTCCACA ACGATGCTCACAGCCATCTCCATGAGTGCCATTGCAACAAATGGAGTCGTACCAG CTGGAGGTTCATATTACATGATCTCTCGCTCCCTGGGGCCTGAGTTTGGTGGAGCTGTCGGGATCTGCTTCTACTTAGGCACCACTTTTGCAGGTGCCATGTACATTCTTGGCTGTATTGAAATTCTGCTG ATTTATATCATTCCTCAGGCAGCCATCTTCAAAATTGAGGGCCTGGAGGGGCCGGAGGCAGAGGCGGCGCTCCTCAACAACATGCGGGTGTACGGCACCATTGTACTGAGCTTAATGGCACTGGTGGTGTTTGTGGGGGTCAAATATGTGAACAAGCTGGCACTGGTCTTCCTGGCCTGTGTCATCCTCTCCATCGTGGCTGTTTATGCCGGAGTCATCAAGACCGCCATCGACCCCCCTGTCTTCCC TGTCTGCCTCCTGGGAAATCGAACTCTTGTTTCTAAAGGATATGACGTCTGTGCAAAGGTCATCGAAATAGACAATGAAACTGTCACCACCAAACTGTGGAGTTCCTTCTGTGATTCTGAGAATCTCAATGCCACTTGTGATGAATATTTTACCAACAACAATGTCACAGAGATACAGGGCATCCCAGGGGTCACTAGTGGCATCCTGGCAG AGAACCTGTTTGGTAACTACCTGGAAAAAGGGATGTTCCTGGAGAAGCGTGGGCTTGCATCAGACACGGATCCAGACAGTCCCACAACCAGCTCCAACCGCTACGTCCTGGCTGACATCACCAGCTTCTTCACCCTGCTGGTCGGGATATACTTCCCATCTGTCACAG GTATCATGGCCGGCTCCAACCGCTCTGGAGACCTGCGTGATGCTCAGAAATCGATCCCCATCGGCACGATTGCAGCCATTACCACCACATCCACTGTGT ACATGTCCTGTGTGGTGCTGTTTGGTGCCTGTATAGAAGGAGTAGTCCTGAGGGACAA GTTTGGTGAAGGGGTCAATGGTAACCTGGTGATTGGGACTCTGGCATGGCCATCTCCATGGGTCATTGTGTTTGGCTCATTCTTCTCAACTTGTGGAGCAGGGCTCCAGAGTCTGACTGGAGCTCCACGTCTCCTACAGGCCATCGCTCGAGATGGCATCATCCCATTTCTTCGA GTGTTTGGGCATGGCAAAGCCAATGGGGAGCCCACCTGGGCCCTTCTGCTCACAGCTAGCATTTGTGAGATTGGCATTATCATTGCCTCCTTGGATGCAGTCGCACCTATCCTCTCCAT GTTCTTCCTGATGTGCTACATGTTTGTCAATCTTGCCTGTGCGCTGCAGACTTTGCTCAGGACGCCAAACTGGAGGCCGCGCTTTAAGTTTTACCACTG GGCTCTGTCTTTCTTGGGTATGAGCCTGTGCCTGTCGCTCATGTTCATCTGTTCCTGGTATTACGCCATAGTCGCCATGGGCATCGCCACCTGTATCTACAAATACATTGAGTTTTGTGG AGCTGAGAAGGAGTGGGGTGATGGAATACGTGGGATCTCTCTCAGCGCTGCACGCTTCGCTCTCATGAGGCTGGAGGAGGGACCGCCACATACCAAGAACTGGAG ACCTCAGATCCTGGTTCTGGTGAGTGTGGATGCTGAGCAGAACGTAGAGCAGCCTCGTCTGCtctctctgaccaatcagctGAAAGCAGGGAAGGGTCTGACCATCGTTGGCACCTCAGTTCAAGGAACCTTCCTTGACAACTATACTGAGGCCCAGAGGGCAGATCAG TCTTTGCGTAAGCTGATGGAGACAGAGAAGGTGAAAGGCTTCTCTCAGGTGGTCATCTCCTCCAATCTGAGAGATGGGACGTCCCACCTGATCCAGGTTGGCGGGCTGGGAGGTCTGAAGCACAACACTGTGATGGTCAGCTGGCCCCGAAACTGGAAACAGCCAGAGTACCACCAGCAGTTTAGGAACTTTATTG AGGTGGTCAGAGAGACGACTGTAGCCAGTATGGCCTTGTTGGTTCCTAAGAATATCTCCAGCTACCCGTCCAATGGAGAGCGCTTCACTGAAGGTCACATAGATGTGTGGTGGATTGTCCATGACGGAGGCATGTTGATGCTTCTGCCCTTCCTGCTGCGCCAGCACAAG GTGTGGAGGAAGTGCAAGATGCGCATTTTCACTGTGGCTCAGATGGATGACAATAGCATCCAGATGAAGAAAGACCTCATCACCTTCCTCTATCACCTGCGCATCGATGCTGAGGTGGAAGTGGTGGAGATG CATGATGGTGACATCTCAGCCTACACCTATGAGAAGACATTGGTAATGGAACAACGATCACAGATCCTCAAACAGATGCATCTGACCAAGaatgagatggagagagag ATCCAGAGCATTACAGATTCTTCCCGTGGGTCCATTCGGCGTAAAAACCCATCTGCCTTGCACTCCCAGCACAGTGCTGAGGAGGGAGCCAGCGAGGCAGAAAAATCAGAAGACGAG TCTGTGGCTGTCTCCAACCCAAAACAGGTACAGCTGATCCACAGTAAGAACGCCTCCAAACCAACCAGCCCCACGTCTCCCACTGGGCCTGCAGGGGGTGCTGCCACCTGGACAGACAACAAGGGTGCAGACAAGGGGCAGACCCTTTTAGCGGTGAACCCGGAGACGGGCAAAGACCTCTTCAACATGAAGCC GAACCAGATCGATGTGAGGCGCATGCATACAGCAATGCGGCTCAATGAGGTCATCACGAAGAAGTCCAAGGAGGCAAAACTTGTCCTGCTCAACATGCCTGGACCACCCAAGAACCGTGTGGGCAATGAAAATT ACATGGAGTTCCTTGAGGTGCTCACTGAGGGTCTCAATCGTGTCCTCCTAGTGCGTGGAGGTGGACGTGAGGTCATCACCATCTATTCCTGA